The nucleotide window taactccagctccatgatgACCAGATGCTTCTGGCCTTTATGTATACATGCACCTAACCTTTCAAAGACACATGTGTGCATAAAATAATAGGGGGGGGGGGAACCCAGAGATTTGTCCTAAAATTGAAACCATCTTTTCTAACGAACCTAACTGTGTACTTGAGCAAAAAACTTTGTTGAATGGCACTCTGAAGGCTTGATAAAGAGCCAGGTGTACATGGACGCACCATTCGCATTATGAGTCTGGTCATTTGCTTTGTAGCTTTGGGCTTTATTTGAATGATACCAGTAAGTAAAAGTGTTGGGCATGTGCTCCAGACCTGCTAAGAGCTGTTGCTCTTAATAGTAAGATATTTGTTCCTAATGGACTGATGTGTATCAAGACATTAACCTATTTTTCTTCTcctatggaaaaaaataaacttgtgttatttttataacacattttcatttgtttctagaAGACCCATTTGATGACTTCTTTGGGAACCGAAGGGGTCCCCGAGGAAGCAGAAACCGAGGTGCAGGCTCGTTTTTCTCTGCCTTCAGTGGATTTCCTCCTTTTGGAGGTGGATTTCCTGCTTTTGATACAGGTATTAAAGCTCTAAATGGATCAGTCTGAACAAGGCTTTTAGCTAGCACAGTTTGAAGTTTGTAGGGGGCTGGGCAGGTCATCTTTGTTTGCTTAGAAATCTATTTCCTGTCTTGAGTGTGGGTGTGTAGACTGTCAGGCTCTTGCTATAGACAGGTGTGAAGGTAATGCTTGTAATCCTGGAGATTGTAatgacaccctatctcaaaataagaaaagcCATGGCCACCATTGTGGGACTGTAGGGCATATAGTTTTCCCCTGCCTTAAGGTGCTCATAAGGTGTGTCCCAAAAAGTCTGCATGTGAGAAAACAAAGGGCATTATTCCCATCTTGAGAAAAATTCTGTTGTGTATGAGTACTTGGACACATGGATACCATTGTGtttgtttggaggccagagggagaGAGCTCTTGGggttatttttctccttccacgTGGGTTCCTGGTATAAAACTAAGGTCATCAGGTTTTAATGGCATGCTTTTATCAGCTGATAAATCATGCATCTGGTTGCCCCTTAGAATGGTTCTCAACCCGCTGCTCTCGACCCCTTGAGCGTGTCAAACAACTTTTCATAGGGatctcctaagaccatcagaaaacagatacttacttacattacaattaataactagcaaaattacagttaggaaatagcagtgaaaataattttatggttgggttcaccacaacatgagtatCTGTATTAAAGGGTGTCCGCATTATGAAGGTTGAGATCCACTGCTCTAGAGAATCATTAGTAATAATAAGATTTTGTGTAAAGTAAACAAGAATAATgagatttaatttctttattttggtgTGAGCTTCAATACTGTCAATTAGACTTCCAGCGCTCATTTCCTGTGGGTATCACCAGTCCTAGGCAGCATTAGAGCTTAAGTAGAGCTTAAATGATTGAGACATGCCTAGGAATGTGAGTTGTTTTAGTTTGAGAAACAGGAAACGTACTGAGGtctttaacaaaaacaaacaacctcaCATCAGCAGATAGGTCTGCTCCGTTACCTTAAAAATTAATGGTCTTTACAACCCATAGTGtaattgtggtatgattgagagcAGTGTGCACATACTGCAAGAGTACGATTTCTCAAATAATTATActgtttctaaaattattttaaagtttttattttatgtatatgggtgttttgtctgcatgtactcCTCTTACCATGTGTATACCTGGTGCTCATTGAGGCTAGAAGAGAACtttggatcccttagaactgtAGTCGGAGACAGTTGCAAGCTGCTGGGGCTCAAAGCTGGAAATGCGtcaagtcctcttaactgctgagtgtATTTCCAGGCCctctaaaattatttaaaaatttttatagttCAGATTTTTCAAAGAATTAGTTGTTAGTCtaaaactttttcttttgagacatggtctcattagCCCTGCTGTTCTGGTGATCACTATAAAGCCTTGACCTCTATAGAGCCTTGACCTCAAACCTGTAGTCATCATCCTGCTTCAGCCccttaagtgttgggattacaggcacgaaCCATAATACCTGGCCAAAGAATTGGAGTTTTGGGGTACTGGGGATCCAATCTAGAACCTTGTGCATGCTGACAAGCATTCTGTACCTGAGATAATACCAGCAGCCCTTAGCACAAGGTTTGTGTCCTGTGATCCCATTGCAAGAAAATGAGCTAGTAGGCTCATATTTCTGTTGTGCTCTGTCTGTAACATAGAGATACTTCTTACCCCTGCTCCGTCTACTGTTTGGTACTAAGTAGCTACCCCAGAGTAGGGGCAGTCTGGCAAGTTGGAAATACCAGTGAGCCGAAGCAAAGCACTTTGGGAGGAGAGACCACTGAAAGAAAGTAGCTATAGCTCTGCAGAAGTGATTCTGGAGATGGCCATGCTGTTGACAGACATGTGTCTCCCACCTCAAATCTCAATCTGTAGATAGACTAAGATGGTCTTGTGCTTAGGGGGAAATCACCTGCCTTTTCATCCCACTTGGTTGGATTAATTTGTGCCATCACACTTGGACCTTGGCATATTGCTCTTTGAAGCAGCTTTTGGGTGGTGGGGGTGAGTTTAAGCCAGGTTGTGGCAGCACACTCAGGAGGGTGGCACACTCAAGAGgcagttcaaggttagcctggtctacagagtgaattccaggacagccagggcaacacagagaaacccttttctTGAAAGGTTTCAATTCCTTATATTTGTGTATGCGTGGGCACTTGCTGGGGAGCAAATGGCATGCATGGAGAGTGCAATCAGTTCTCTTACTATGTGGGTCGGGGGCAAACCAGGCTTGACAACTGGTGCCTTAacccactgagttatctcactaACCCTCTTGGAAGCTTACTAAGTTTTGAACTTAGTAATTTTTTGCATGAATACTTGAAGTATGCAGCCTTTaactgtattttctgttttttctataggaTTCACTCCATTCGGCTCACTAGGGCATGGGGGCATCACTTCCTTCTCTTCAGCATCATTTGGCGGTAGCGGAATGGGCAACTTCAAATCAATATCAACTTCTACTAAGATAGTTAATGGCAAAAAAATTACTACAAAGAGGTATTTATCAATGaatttatttgtttacatttgaGGTAGTGAACTcacctagaccaggctggcctcagattcacagagagcCACTTACCCCGCCCCTAGTGCATTAAATGCTCAGCCAAGATCTTGACTTTCTTGATTCTTCTGCCTTTCATGATAGCAGTACTGTGGTTAGTGGTTTTCACACCACTGTTGTGCTATGGCTTGAAATGCAGGATCTTGCCCACAGTAGGCAAGCATCCTTACAAACTGAGCTTTACCTCCAGCCCTTATTATTTTTCCACTTAAAAGTTTTTGAGACTTGGTAGacctggatgaccttgaaccctcTAATCCTGCTCCTGTCTTTCTAGTGATGAGTTATAGTCATGCACATCACATGTAGCTTAGTGTTTGTTCTTAGTCATGGGAGTCTGATGGCACAGTGTTTCATGTGCTTGCTTTGCACATCCCTCCGAGCTGAATTTCTAAATCAGCTAAAGTTTTAAAGCCTTTTGCTTTCAGTGTTTGCTTAACGTTTACTTTGAGGCATgccagtgtgtggtcctatgagatGAGCTTTCCTGGTACTGTCAGTGTTGCAAAGGGAAAGTGGCTGAGTAGGAGAACCCTATGGTTGAGTTGGGCTGGAACCTAGGGTCCAGGTGCTCTGCCCCTTAGCCACACCTCAGCTCCAGCCTTATTCTTTGTGTTagtaacatcttgtgtattgttaGCAGACAGAGTCACAGTGTTTATAGAGTCCAAACTTAGTTTTGACAGGacaggaatcttaaaaaagaattcttaaGCTGAATTTTTAGCTTAATTTTCATGGGCCTGTTCTATAAATACTCATATTTAAGAATATTATAAAAACTTTTTTTGTGCTTCTAAGGACGAGCCTAGGGCCATAAATGTGCTAGGCAAACTCTACAGTCCAGTTGAACACCGGTTTCTAAATGAATCATTTCTTACAGAATTGTGGAGAATGGTCAGGAAAGAGTAGAAGTTGAGGAAGACGGACAGTTAAAGTCCTTGACGATAAATGGTAAGGAGCACCTGCTACGCTTGGATAACAAGTAATTCAACGCACGCATTTAACAGAAATGGTAAACCATAACAAGCACCATTTGAGGAATAACGaactttttttttgaagatttcaaacgAACTCGACTTTCTGTATAACTGTACCTAATCTAAAGTATTTATAAAACAGCTCATCGGAGCCCCTATTTGTCATAGACTTTTGAGTTTGTTGTTGGGACCACAAAATAGgaccatttttttgtctttaaaattgttGTAATCTCTGTATGCACTTTgctttaaacaaaagaaaacaaaacgtAGTCTGAGGTGAGCCCTGTGACTCTTGAGTAGTGCTAGGACAAGACTGTTGTTTAACACCAGCATGGATCTGCTTCCTTCCCATTGTGTTGACATGTGAGTGAGTAGTGTCAGCCTGCTGTGAAGTTAACATTGCCAGATGAACCTTCCAcagaaatatttcaattttattttcagtatttagTAATGAAAGCTATTACTGCATCAATGGTAATACATTTCTGGTTTAGTGTAAATTAAGGATGTTTTCTAGTTGTGCATGGATGCTGGCAAATTCGTCAGTTCTGACAATTGTTTAAATATGTAATGTTAAGCTTAGGTTTAAAAAAAGCTGGTAATTTGGGTCTATGtcatttgcttaaaaaaaaaaaagaaaataaatgcgaATGTGTTTGGTGCATTCTTTCATGAGTGGGGTCTGCAGCCTTCTTGTGTCTGTGTGATTTTGTGCCTGGGCTTCTAGTGTCACTGCTGTGCTTCCTTCCATCATTATGGTGGATTCTGAGTGGAAGTCACATAGAGATCTGTCTTCAGTGTGTATGTACAGAGAGTATATGAAGACCTGTAAACAATGAccaacaatgtgtgtgtgtgtgtgggggggcgctCAGATTATATGAAGACCTGTATAAATAATGAGCAACAACTTAGTGATTTGtttgggattgaatccagggcttgaTGCATGCTAGACAGGTAGTTACCACTGATACCCTCTCATCCTTGTATTTTTGAAATCTCTTCTAAACAGCTCAGTCTAGTCTTGAACTCTAGATTTCTCTGCCTTCACTCcaagggattataggcatgctccaTCATGCTTTGCTGTTACAAATGTTAGTATAACAGTTTGTGAGGAAAAAAGGAACCAGTCCAGAAGTTTTCATTGAAAACTCTGTTGTAGTTTTCTAAGATAGTTTACAGACTATCATTTCAGGGCAGTGTGCATGGAACATCATGGTCTGCTTAAAGAGCCAACAACAATGAATTTCTCTGGTTTTTCAGTCTGTAAAAATAACCTTTGGTTACAACAATTCTAGCTAAATGTGATATTAAACTAAACTTGCATTTAAGCCCCCACTCTATCATTTAAGAAGTAAGAAATGTAGATTCTGATTGTTGTAAAAATTTCTCCTGGGACTGTAAGGACTCTGATACTGCCTGGAATAAGGAATAGCCATTTTACAAACTTAAGAAAACCTTTAAAGTGCATAGCTAAAGTGAATGATCTAAAGATGATGGCAGAGGATTAAGCATTTGAACATGTCTTAGGAGTGAGCTGGTTGTGACTCCCACGCCTTTGGATAAGGTGGGTATGCAAACACACTGCAAATCTGAAGACATGGGTGCCTGTTGCTTTTTGCTTCTCAAATAGTGTGTGACCAGAAAGCCCTACTTCATTAACGACATCAAGTAGGTACCTGGAAACAGGATGAGACAGAAGCTGTGGTGTTGCTAAGGACATGGGAGTGGAAAGGAGCGAGGCAGTACTTGGCCTCAGTTTTGTATTTGCGCATGTGTGAGAACACTGATGTTGGAACTTGAAGCTTTGGAGGTCATGCAGCTGTGCTAGAGGCCAAAGAccaggggtggaggaggagggcgTGTCTGTTGCTGGCTGTGCGGACACACAACCCACTTGGTAAAACTGGTTCCCAGAGAGCGGAATCAATCCCCAGGGTGGATGCCACTTGATGCCACTTTGGGAAGGTTTGAattgctgtgtggtggtggtggtatttagCAGTGACTTGATAAATGAAAAGGTCCCTTTGCCACTTTGAAAAGGAAGGTcttggggtctctctctctctctctccctccctccctccctccctccccctctctcccccctctctctccctccctctctctctcgctctcccccctctctctccccctttctcccccctctctctccctccctctctcccccctcccccctcccccctcccctctctcccctctccccccctccccctcactctctcttctcccccttcctttccctctcactctccccctcccccctctctcccccccctctctcctcctctcccccctctccccctctccccctctctcccctcccccctccccctctcccccttccccctcccctcgcctctctctcccctcgcctctctctctcctctctcctctctcctctctcctctctcctctctcttctctcttctctctctcgacagggtttctctgtgtagttttgcgcctttcctggaactcgctttagagaccaggctggtctcaaactcacagagatccacctgcctctgcctccagagtgctgagattaaaggtgtgcgccaccaccgccttaAAGGTCTCTCTTGAGTGGTTAGTCTTAGAGAATCTATCTGAAAGCTTGTGAGGGTATGCTCAGTTTCTGTTCAGGACTATTCTCAGAAGCTGGCTACCATGTGCAGAGTCCTTGATTAggaggtgcctgtgtctgtaaGTTTCTCTTTTTCCCCACTCATTCTCTTCTGTGTCAATGAAGTGAAGGCTCATTCCccacgcctttttttttttttttttttttaaacacaagttCTAGGATTGGTTCTGGAGCTGAGTCACTGTTAGGATATGCAATGAACATATGTTCGTTGAGTGGCTTGCCTTGTCGAGGTTAAGGGCAGTTTTAAATAGCAATGTGTAGTCAATCTGGCCATACAGCAACTTTCTCAGCCTGTGTGTCTACACGGTTAAAAGTGGGGGGTACTTGTAGGTGCTCAGGTTTGAGGGACAGTGGGATGAGCTGCTTGGCACAACTCTAGTGTTTATtcatcatgtatgtgtgtgacctCTTAAGGAATATCATCTctttcagaattctttttttgGGGCATGTTGATGGTAGAGAGAGAGTCTCATTCTCCTGCCCTGACCcccccaagttctgggatgatCTACAGGCATGTACTGTTAGCCTCCCCTTGTtgtgggtctcactatgtatgtagaccatggacagcctggtctacctagatAGTACAGCCTATATAGTTCTGAACTCAGAGATATACCTGTCtgactctttttggtttttcgagacagggtttctctgtgtagctttgcgcctttcctggaactcacttggtagcccaggctggcctcgaactcacagagatccgcctgtttctgcctcccgagtgctaggattaaaggcgtgcgccaccaccgcccggctacctgtctgactcttaagtgctgggattaaaagtgtgcaccatcactccCAGCCCTTTGAgatagtttctttgtgtagttctggctttcctggaactagctttgtagaccaggctgtcctcagactcagagGTGCGcctgtcctctgcctcccaagtgctggggttaaaggtaggcaccaccaccgcctggctcccagccttttttttttttttttttttaaacttcatcgTGGATAGAAACCAGAGATTTGTGCATGGTGTACCCTAGCTGCATTCCCCAGCCCTCTTCCAGAATATTTTCTCAGATTCTTCTGTTACACTTTTTGTGTTTGTAGTTTGGTTTTTCTGCCTTGTTGGGAGTTGGgggagataaggtctcactgttgCTTAGGCTGAACTGGAAGTTCATTGTCTAGCCtacttcagctttccaagtgctatgattatagGCACAAACTACTACACCTGACTTGCTGCTGCTTGGTTGACTTCATTTGAATTACTTGCATGGACCCTGGGGATGATAGGGCACAGTCCATAGATTGCTCACCCTAGCATATACCAACACAGATTAAATCATAACCTCAACCTCAGCTTGTAGGTGGTTTGAAGATACTGATGGGTATGAGACCCTGTTTAGGGTTGCGAAGAAGTGCTAGGGAGTGTTGAAATACATTTCTCaaagctttcctttttttaaaaaaaaatcattttacatttgtGTTTGGGTGTGCCTGTTTTCCTGTGTGCAGTGTACACATGTAAAAAGCATTTTGTGCGTGAgtgttgtatgcatgtgtctacttgtgcaccatgtgtatgcagtgcctgaggaggccaaaagcagccattagatcccctggaattggagttacagacagttgtgagtggctatatggtactgagaattgaattctggttctggaagagtggccaatgctcttaactgctgagatatTTCTCCATCTCCCATTCTTGAttaaaaagttttatatatatatatatataaaattgtaaaaCTAATGTCATTCATTTGGTGTACACTTTTAGGTGACAGtgggtttaaaataaaaaaaaactgggtaTTTTGCaaatatgtatgtctgtgcacatgtatgtttgtACTGTGCATGTCTAGTGcttttggaagccagaagagggtgttcccctgaactggagttacaggtagttttaaactgccatgtggatgctgggaatagaatcagATCTAGAAGAGCAAATACTCCTAACTGCTGATCCTTCTCTACATCCCAGGACTTGGTTTTATGcgtctgtgtgagtgtgcacacgtGAGTGGAGTTATTcatagaggccaaaagaaggcacctgattccttggagctggaataCTAAACAGTGTTGACAAGgttgccatgggtgctgggaaccaaattcaggtcttctagaaaaatgcaaaatgctgagccatctctccagcccactgacAACATTATGTTCTGTTATAGGCTGGTTTTAGAAAGCATAGTATACAAAAAGTGTCTCTGGGAATTTTTGAAATAATAGGacaatttttccctttttgccCTCTGGTAGCCAGAATCTAGAATGAACTGACGGGCAGGaggtgcatctttttttttttttgacagtcttACTATGCAGTCTGTATTGATAGTACATcaaggaatggaaacacaggCTTCCTCTATTGACCAAGAATGAACCCAGATTTGAATcctccacttctctctcttttctttctgtggtcACTGGCTTGTCTGTAGtcagcatgtgtgtctgtatttgtcCTGTCTCCCTACCCTAAAAGGGCTGTGCTTTCTATttattgaacacaggaaaaacGGCATTCTTTAGAGACTTCAACAGTTTCACAAGGGAAGAAGTTATATTACTGCTCCTAATGACTCAGAACCAAACTCTAGAAGAGCAGATTCATATTCataccttcctctcctcccccaccccccagggtttctctgtataagaaCCACCtgcctcgccgggcggtggtggcgcacgcctttaatcccagcactcgggaggcagagccagtcggatctctgtgagttcgaggccagcctggtctccaaagcgagttccaggaaaggtgcaaagctacacagagaaaccctgtctcgaaaaaccaaaaaaaaaaaaaaaaaaaaaaaagaaccacctgcctctgccttccaaggcatGTGTCATGACCACCcaacattattattttgttttttaggggCAGATTTTGAGCGCtgacccatttctccagctccaaaatGTTTTAAACTGAAGAACTAAGTGGCATCTGGTTTATGTCCAGCACCTGAGTCCTGTTTGTTCCCTTTTCACTGAGCATGTGGCAGAGGGCAGTGGAGTCTGCCTGGGCTGCTTGGGTGCAGGAAGCTGCTTCGCGTGTGTTCCCCGTAAATTCTGGCTCTGGTCCTAGAGGGTGCTCCAAGAGGCATTCAGGAGTGGCCACAGCTGTGGGGTGTGGGGAGTTGCTAAGCAGCACTGTCTTGTAACTGACAACATTTGGCCTCAGTCATGGGAACAGTTGGTGTTTTTAAGATTCCCATTGAGTCCAGCCCTGCCTGCCTAAGGACTGACTTGGTTATGAACACCCTTACCCAGGGTATTTGGTGGGTATGAGCAACACAGTTTAGGGGCACAGCATCCTATGGGACAGGTAACTTTTCCATGTAGAGGATACCAACTCCACTGGGACTGCTGGAAACCATTTGGCCCTTTGTCTTTGTTCACTGTGACTCAGGAGCTTCAGGATGCTTGTGACACACACAGCTCCCAACAGCAGTTGGACACCCCTTGTCATCAGCTACGGTGCTTTTCATACTTCTTAACCATACAGTTAGGGGCTCTGTCCTCACTTGGTAGCATGGGCTAGCCTCATACGTGTGGAACTCTTGCCTTAGTATCCTAAATACTGGGATTtcagtgtatgccaccacactcagctcagcagttatttttatattctgtctGTGTATCTCTTGACTCCAAAGATCATATTTAGTAAGTAAGTCTTTAAGGATTCTTCATAAGTCTGAGAATATGATTCAGTGGTATGGTACTTGTCTAGCCTGTGTTAGAAATAAATTATGTCCTGTTTGAAATGAATGCTTTGGAGATTCGTTGCCTCCTAGGTCCCCTGAAAATACTGTTTTTGCCTGCTTTGTATTTCCTAACTTTTCTCCATGGCATTCCCCAAGCTGACCCTGCTGACCCTTTGCATgcagtttccccctccctccctcccaccctcactTATCCCAGGCTGCCCGGTCCTCGCCCGCTCtcttgcttttctccttttttggCTGCTGCGTACCTACTTTTCTGTTCACATGTGTGTCCTCTCGAAGGTGATCCCcattctgtttgtttgagactgaAAGCACATCGCTCTTGTTCCCCTTATTTGAAGCTGTTTACAAGAACAGGGCCGTGTCCCAGTGCCTGACCCATGTCAGTCACCAACTATGGGACTTCATCTGATGAAATCTCAGGTTACCGGTGGCATTAATGACTGGAGTGAAGTAGACCTCTCTCCCTTGTACTGAGAGAGGGCTGTGGGAAGTCTGGAGTGCACTCACATTCAGTGTGGCATCTGAAGTCATGCCACACTCATGTGACAGCTGCCGAGTATTTATTTCTGTCACAGCTTCTGGGTGACCTCAGTGTCTTGACTCAGGACACTGGCAGATCAtgggtttgttttaaaatttcatttgatTTGTTCAAAAGCAGGATGTTTTCTGGTGTGTTCCCCAAGTGGAAAAGAAGCATGAACTCTCCTAACCAACTTGAGCATTTTAGATATTTCCATAAATTTAAcctgggatatggctcagtggttgactTGCAGTAGTCCTTGGCTTGGATCCCTCCTGAGCACCAAAATAAccccattaaaaaaatgaatgcacGCcgagtggtagtggcacatgcctttaatcccacttgggaggcagaggcaggtggattcctgtgggtttgaggccagcctggtcttcggagtgagattcaggacagacaggctccaaagctacagaaaatccctgtctcaaaaaaagaacgTAAGgggactgtagagatggctcagaggttaagaagaGCACTGGCCTAAAGGAGCCAGGTTCAGTTCCCCCCCATCTGGTACCCTCATACAGATCTACATggaaacaaaacaccaatgcacataaataattaaaaaaaaaaaagaatataagctgggcagtagtggtgcatgcctttaatccagcactctggaggcagaagcaggtggatctttgtgagttcgaggccagccagggctatacagaaaaaccctttaaacaacaaaagaatgtgtCAATGGCTGATGTGGTGGTACaacctttaatcatagcagaggAACGTGGAtctaagttcaaagctagcctggtttacacagagttccagaccctcccctcccctctaaatttaaaaagaaaaaaaaaaaagccccaagaaTTGGCTAGCAGAAGTTGTGCCAAAATTTTAagatgaattattattttttattgtatgcgggtgttttgactgcatttATTTCTATGCATCATATGCATGCTTGGTGTCCATAAAAGCCAGAAGATAGCAGACTAAACGGGTCTTCCTGAAGAGCAAAtggtgctcctaacctctgagcaaATCTAGTCACTTTTTCTGCCAATTTTTCTGTGACTAACGTGGATCACACTCAGGCTGCAGATTGCTAAACCAAAACTGTTCCAGTGGTGAATGGCCAAAGAGGAGATGGTACAGTAATATGGCTAGTGTGGGAAGCTTGACAGACGTCATAGATTTGATGCCAGGTATGGGAAGAGGTCCAGTGGCAATTAGCACTTGTTAGACTGTGCCCAGGAAGAAACTGGTAGCTCTGGGTGAGATGGTGAGCTGAGCCCTTAGTTTTTTGTCCCTGGGTGCCCAAGAGTTACTACAGAGTGCTGTGATGGGAGCGGTGCCCAGGTCTGTAGTAGACCATGCCTCTAGCATCCGTGCTGTGACCCTTCCCTTCCTGGTCACATACTATGCAGAAGGCTGTGTGCCGAGTCTCAGATGGTTTTCCTGGTTTTGAAAGATTGCCAGGAGGACCTGGCATTTGTTTTAGTTGCAGAAAATGTGTACTTTGTACCTTCCAGAAAAGCCTTTGTACATCTTTTATTAAATTACACTTGCTTGTATATACATTCTATCACACACATGGAGGACGGGACAGAGGACATCATGCAGGAGTTGGTGGCTTCCaagaaactcaggtcattaggctttgTGGCAGGCACCCTTGCTCTGAGctttcttcctggctctgcctttgtgTGTGAGATGAGTGTAATATAGCAAGCTCTGGGATCCTCACTGACCCACATGTTTCCTGGACATGTTAAAGCTAGCAGTGAGGAGTACTCTGAGACATGCTGGTTGTGGGCCTGACTTACCTTCCTTGTATGGCAGTTGACTCAGTGCTGGTTCCTACCTAAGTGATATCAAGGGCACTTCCCACTGGAACTTTTATCTTTTGCAAGTCAGGTTCTCAAGTGACTATTAGGAACTTCTAATCAAAATAGTCTTTCGTTGGTTCCTTGGATTGGGCCTCCCATGCCTACAGGCCTTCTGAAGTCCTTTACCCACTTTGCTTCCAGGCACATAGCCTGAAAGGTTGGTCCATTGACATGTGTCTATCTGTTGCTAGGATATCTGGGATGGAGCTGGGGTGCAAAGTGTTGGTTTATCCCAGGATGGAGGAGGAAGGCTTCAAACCATGTAGGTTTGGACAGATTGCCTGGGGCCCAGCCACCTTGCAGCTGTATGATCCTATGGattcttaggaacctgaaaggTATGACAAAATACCTTGCTTATCTTGAGGTGAGGGGGAACTGCTATTTGTGGAGTTGGAATCATGTCCTTCCCTAGGGTTCTGATGGGTCCTGTGAAGGCACTGTGGATTGTTGCATAAGTGAACTCCCTTGGACCCATGTTTTCCTGTCAGTGTAGGTTTTACTTGATATTCGGACTCGGCCATCCTGGGGTTATTACCCTCATTTCAGTGTGGTCTGTTCCATTGGGAAGTTAAACTTTTGTATAATCCATATCTGATAAGGGAACAGAGCAGAGCTGTCAGTTGAGG belongs to Peromyscus eremicus chromosome 3, PerEre_H2_v1, whole genome shotgun sequence and includes:
- the Dnajb6 gene encoding dnaJ homolog subfamily B member 6 isoform X6: MVDYYEVLGVQRHASPEDIKKAYRKQALKWHPDKNPENKEEAERKFKQVAEAYEVLSDAKKRDIYDKYGKEGLNGGGGGGGSHFDSPFEFGFTFRNPDDVFREFFGGRDPFSFDLFDPFDDFFGNRRGPRGSRNRGAGSFFSAFSGFPPFGGGFPAFDTGFTPFGSLGHGGITSFSSASFGGSGMGNFKSISTSTKIVNGKKITTKRIVENGQERVEVEEDGQLKSLTINGKEHLLRLDNK